The Deinococcus sp. KNUC1210 nucleotide sequence TCAGATGCGGCGATCAGAGGCGGCACAGTCGCTCAAGTTTCAGCATTCAGCCGGGCCGCCCAGCGGGCGAGTTCGTAGGGGGAGAGCCATGACATCCACGCCACAGAAACCAAGCACGCCCACCCGAGCGGGACTTCCGCTGCCCGAGCGCCAGAAACTGAACGACCTGGAAACCCAGGAGTGGCTCGATTCGCTGGCCTACGTGATGGCCGACGCCGGAGACGACCGCGCCGCGCAGCTGCTCGAAGACCTCGACCACTACGCCTATTTCCACGGCGCACCGATTCTCTTCAAGCAGAACACGCCGTACATCAATACCATCGACGTCGAGAAGCAGCCGACGTACCCCGGCGATATCGAGATGGAGCGCAAGATTCGCAACATCATCCGCTGGAACGCGGTGGCGATGGTGGTGCGGGCCAACAAGAAGAGCGACGGCATCGGCGGGCACCTGGCGACCTACGCCTCTTCCGCCGAACTGCTGGAAGTCGGATTCAACCACTTCTTCCGGGGCCACGGCGCTGCCGAGAACCGCGATCTGGTGTTCTTCCAGGGCCATGCCAGCCCCGGTGTGTACTCGCGCAGCTTTCTGGAAGGCCGCTTCGATGCCGCCACGCTCGACCGCTTCCGCCGCGAGCTGAGCAAGGAAGGCGAGGGCCTGAGCAGCTACCCTCACCCCTGGCTGATGCCGCACTACTGGGAATTCCCCACGGTCAGCATGGGGCTGGGGCCGATTCAGGCGATCTATCAGGCCAGATTCATCAAGTACCTGGAAAACCGTGGCCTGAAGAAGGCTGGTGACGCCAAGGTGTGGGCCTTCCTGGGCGACGGCGAGATGGACGAGCCGCAGAGCATCGGAGCGCTGCGCTTCGCCGCCTACGAAAACCTCGACAACATCGTCTTTGTGCTGAACGCCAACCTTCAGCGCCTCGACGGCCCGGTTCGTGCCAATTCCAAGGTGATTCAGGAATTCGAGGCACTGTTCAGGGGTGCGGGCTGGAACGTGCTGAAGGTCGTGTGGGACGGCAAGTGGGACGAGCTGTTGCAGCGGGACTACAACGGCACCATCGTCAAGCGCTTCGAACTGCTGGTGGACGGTGAGTCTCAGCGCTATGCAGCGTTCGGCGGCAAGGAGCTGCGCGAGAAGTTCTTCAACACGCCCGAACTTCAGGCGCTGATCGAGGGCTGGAGCGACGCCGATCTGGAGCTGCTGAACCGGGGCGGCCACGACGTCAACAAGGTGTATGCCGCCTACAAGTCGGCGGTCGAGCACAAGGGCAGCCCGACCGTCATCATCGCCCGCACCATCAAGGGCTACGGCCTCGGGGAGAGTGCCCAGGCCCGCAACGTGGCCCACCAGGTCAAGAAGCTGGATTTCACGTCGCTCAAGAACCTGCGGACCGCCCTCGAACTGCCGCTCTCCGACGATCAGGTCGAGCATCTGGAGTACTACCACCCCGGCGCAGACAGCCCGGAAGTGAAGTACGCCCTCGCACGCCGTGAGGCGCTGGGCGGCTTCGTGCCGGAACGCGTCGTGGATTACCCCAGGCTGGAAGTGCCGGGGGCCGAGTTCTACGAGGAATACGCCAAAGGCAGCGGTGAGCGCGAAGTCAGCACCACCATGGCGATCGTGCAGGTGATGAGCAAGCTGCTGCGCGACAAGAACCTGGGCCGGTACGTGGTGCCCATCGTGCCCGACGAGGCCCGTACCTTCGGGATGGACGCCCTGGTTCCCAGGATCGGCATCTACAGCCCGCGTGGGCAGACGTATACGCCCGTGGACAGCGGCAGTCTCATGGCCTACAAGGAAGCCAAGGACGGCCAGATGCTGGAAGAGGGCATCACCGAAGACGGCGCGATGGCGAGCTTTATCGCGGCGGGCACGGCGTATGCCAACCACGGTGTTCCGACCATTCCCTTCTACGTGTACTACAGCATGTTCGGTATGCAGCGCATCGGCGATCTGGTGTGGGCCGCCGCCGATCAGCGCACCAAGGGCTTTCTGGTGGGCGCGACGGCAGGCCGCACCACGCTGGCGGGCGAGGGGCTGCAGCACCAGGACGGCAACTCGCTGCTTCAGGCGTATGTGGTGCCCAACCTCAAGGTGTATGATCCGGCGTTCGCCTACGAAATCGCGGTGATCGTGGAAGAAGGCATCAAGAAGATGTACGTTGAGAATCAGGACATCTTCTATTACGTGACGGTCGAGAACGAGAACTATGTGCAGCTGCCAATGCCCGAACCCAAGGAAGAGACGTACCAGGGCATCATCAAAGGCATGTACCGCCTGAAGAAGAGCGCCTATTCGGGCAAGCTCCAGGCACAGCTGCTGGCCAGCGGTCCCAGCATGCCCGCCGCGCTGGAAGCGGTGAAGCTGCTGGAGGGCTACGGTGTGGCCGCCGACCTGTGGAGTGTGACCAGCTACAAGGAACTGCACCAGGACGCCGTGCTGACGCAGCGCGAGAACATGCTGCACCCGCTG carries:
- the aceE gene encoding pyruvate dehydrogenase (acetyl-transferring), homodimeric type, whose amino-acid sequence is MTSTPQKPSTPTRAGLPLPERQKLNDLETQEWLDSLAYVMADAGDDRAAQLLEDLDHYAYFHGAPILFKQNTPYINTIDVEKQPTYPGDIEMERKIRNIIRWNAVAMVVRANKKSDGIGGHLATYASSAELLEVGFNHFFRGHGAAENRDLVFFQGHASPGVYSRSFLEGRFDAATLDRFRRELSKEGEGLSSYPHPWLMPHYWEFPTVSMGLGPIQAIYQARFIKYLENRGLKKAGDAKVWAFLGDGEMDEPQSIGALRFAAYENLDNIVFVLNANLQRLDGPVRANSKVIQEFEALFRGAGWNVLKVVWDGKWDELLQRDYNGTIVKRFELLVDGESQRYAAFGGKELREKFFNTPELQALIEGWSDADLELLNRGGHDVNKVYAAYKSAVEHKGSPTVIIARTIKGYGLGESAQARNVAHQVKKLDFTSLKNLRTALELPLSDDQVEHLEYYHPGADSPEVKYALARREALGGFVPERVVDYPRLEVPGAEFYEEYAKGSGEREVSTTMAIVQVMSKLLRDKNLGRYVVPIVPDEARTFGMDALVPRIGIYSPRGQTYTPVDSGSLMAYKEAKDGQMLEEGITEDGAMASFIAAGTAYANHGVPTIPFYVYYSMFGMQRIGDLVWAAADQRTKGFLVGATAGRTTLAGEGLQHQDGNSLLQAYVVPNLKVYDPAFAYEIAVIVEEGIKKMYVENQDIFYYVTVENENYVQLPMPEPKEETYQGIIKGMYRLKKSAYSGKLQAQLLASGPSMPAALEAVKLLEGYGVAADLWSVTSYKELHQDAVLTQRENMLHPLAEPKVSYVAGLLSKENAPGVLVSVSDYVKLGADGLNGHLDRKLWTLGTDGFGRSEAREELRDFFEVDAKHIVVATLYALLRDKKIKADVVAKAIAEYGIDPERLAPVFR